A portion of the Blautia hansenii DSM 20583 genome contains these proteins:
- a CDS encoding type II toxin-antitoxin system HipA family toxin, producing MKRDNSLQVYYNERLVGTLAMTAGRKIAFQYSKSWIEKGFSISPFSLPLKDQVFIPTKDYFQGLFGVFADSLPDGWGNLLLNRLLRSHKQNPDNLTVLDRLAIVGRSGMGALTYQPAREFPKQRDNLDLDELAAQCQKILNTEYSDNLDELYQLGGTSGGARPKIMTSIGEEQWIIKFPAHVDGENAGKMEYDYSCCARQCGIIMSETRLFPSEKCEGYFGTKRFDRAVDTRGEKKIHMLTAAALLELDFEQPSMDYHGLMKLTKILTNNNEMDLENMFRRMCFNVFAHNRDDHSKNFAFLYDEENDSWRLSPAYDLTYSNTYYGEHTTAVDGNGRNPGEKEILAVGIAAGMNKEKCLDIMKEIEASVKERLGEYL from the coding sequence ATGAAACGAGATAATTCGTTACAAGTATATTATAATGAACGATTGGTCGGGACGCTGGCGATGACAGCCGGTCGTAAAATTGCGTTTCAGTATAGTAAAAGTTGGATTGAAAAAGGATTTTCAATCAGCCCCTTTTCTCTTCCATTAAAAGACCAGGTGTTTATTCCGACAAAAGATTATTTTCAGGGACTTTTTGGAGTATTTGCGGATAGTCTTCCGGATGGCTGGGGAAACTTGCTGCTGAACCGATTATTACGTTCGCATAAACAAAATCCAGATAATTTGACAGTATTAGATCGTTTGGCAATTGTTGGAAGGTCGGGAATGGGAGCACTTACGTATCAGCCGGCAAGAGAGTTTCCAAAACAAAGGGATAACTTAGATTTGGATGAATTGGCAGCACAGTGTCAGAAAATATTAAATACAGAATATTCGGATAATCTGGATGAACTCTATCAGTTAGGAGGTACAAGTGGCGGAGCCAGACCGAAGATTATGACATCAATAGGTGAAGAGCAATGGATTATTAAATTTCCTGCTCATGTAGATGGTGAAAATGCAGGAAAGATGGAGTATGATTATTCTTGCTGCGCAAGACAGTGTGGAATTATTATGAGTGAGACCAGATTATTTCCATCTGAAAAATGTGAAGGATATTTTGGAACGAAACGTTTTGACAGGGCAGTGGATACAAGAGGAGAAAAAAAGATTCATATGCTTACAGCTGCGGCACTTTTGGAGTTGGATTTTGAACAGCCAAGTATGGATTATCATGGCCTTATGAAGTTGACAAAAATATTGACGAATAATAATGAGATGGATTTAGAAAATATGTTTCGCCGAATGTGTTTTAATGTATTTGCGCATAACAGGGATGATCATTCGAAGAATTTTGCATTTCTTTATGATGAAGAAAATGATAGCTGGCGTTTGAGTCCTGCTTATGATCTTACTTATAGTAATACGTATTATGGGGAGCATACGACAGCAGTGGATGGAAATGGCCGCAATCCGGGAGAAAAAGAAATTCTTGCAGTAGGCATAGCAGCAGGAATGAATAAAGAAAAATGTCTGGATATCATGAAAGAGATTGAAGCGAGCGTAAAAGAGCGGTTAGGGGAATATTTGTAG
- a CDS encoding helix-turn-helix domain-containing protein yields MRQLVWETAEELDQKLARRVRNIRKRRSISQEKLASMSGVSYGSIKRFEMTGKISLLSLTKIAMALDIAGELRDIFTNVPYKDIQEVINETR; encoded by the coding sequence ATGCGACAGCTTGTATGGGAAACAGCAGAAGAACTGGATCAGAAACTTGCACGGCGAGTGCGCAACATCAGAAAAAGGCGTTCTATTTCACAGGAAAAACTGGCTTCTATGAGTGGAGTGAGTTATGGTTCGATCAAGAGATTTGAAATGACAGGAAAGATATCCTTACTCTCACTGACGAAGATTGCAATGGCTTTGGATATTGCTGGTGAGCTTAGAGATATATTCACAAATGTACCATATAAGGATATTCAGGAGGTTATTAATGAAACGAGATAA